Proteins co-encoded in one Cricetulus griseus strain 17A/GY chromosome 1 unlocalized genomic scaffold, alternate assembly CriGri-PICRH-1.0 chr1_1, whole genome shotgun sequence genomic window:
- the Rnase9 gene encoding inactive ribonuclease-like protein 9, which translates to MKSLATKYPQPLPLLLLLLLLPLKLQADYWDDTEYELEPEFRDYLRELHATGPTKQPTKERIKEKIIAVYDRPLHDDDYCDSEMKTKSIHHRLLCYKEHYFIKAAYTELKSVCHGKRVKCKDGIQFCRRSTDLMSGVRCTLVSGERMPFCSYESKVMQGYVVVTCQWDSDSKQFIPNNVLEILPPK; encoded by the coding sequence ATGAAGTCTCTGGCCACCAAGTACCCACAGCCTTtgccattgctgctgctgctgctgctgctgccactgaaGCTTCAAGCGGACTATTGGGATGACACTGAATATGAACTAGAGCCAGAATTTCGTGACTACTTAAGGGAACTTCATGCTACAGGGCCTACCAAACAACCTACCaaagaaagaatcaaagaaaagaTCATTGCTGTTTACGATCGACCTTTACATGATGACGATTACTGTGATAGTGAAATGAAGACTAAAAGTATTCACCACAGGCTGCTCTGTTATAAAGAGCACTACTTTATAAAGGCGGCCTATACAGAGCTAAAAAGTGTCTGCCACGGCAAACGAGTGAAATGTAAGGATGGGATTCAATTTTGCAGAAGAAGCACAGACTTAATGAGTGGAGTTCGATGTACTTTAGTAAGTGGCGAGAGGATGCCATTCTGCTCATACGAAAGTAAGGTCATGCAAGGTTATGTGGTTGTCACTTGTCAATGGGACAGTGACTCCAAACAGTTTATTCCTAACAACGTACTTGAGATATTGCCACCCAAGTAG
- the Rnase11 gene encoding probable ribonuclease 11 — protein sequence MAVFVLLLGLGSVLVVPSEGTTTRIREKLSQEEMQHAAKQTVEPSMNSTLSDKNISLGVPKNVMSASPPTSRRLYFVTPKGNPLSNEQNCLNGPRVWRKVLDMNESCQLVNNFIHGSTDVIHGVPEATSWKWGQSPSLSCCESLRLEHTMCKVTAGQQCPRCQKHSVTSLKRALTVLTSHSLMSWLVSGSKL from the coding sequence ATGGCGGTCTTTGTGCTGTTGCTTGGCCTCGGGTCTGTTCTTGTAGTGCCTTCAGAAGGCACAACAACGAGAATCAGAGAAAAACTTTCACAGGAAGAGATGCAACATGCTGCAAAACAGACTGTTGAGCCATCAATGAACTCAACCCTGTCAGATAAAAATATCAGCCTTGGTGTACCCAAGAATGTGATGTCTGCCTCACCCCCAACATCCAGAAGGTTATATTTTGTCACCCCCAAGGGAAACCCTTTAAGTAATGAACAAAACTGTCTAAACGGACCGAGAGTCTGGAGAAAAGTTTTAGACATGAATGAGTCATGCCAGTTGGTCAATAACTTTATACATGGGTCCACCGATGTGATTCATGGAGTTCCCGAGGCCACCAGCTGGAAATGGGGACAATCACCTAGCCTAAGCTGCTGTGAGAGCCTACGACTGGAGCATACCATGTGCAAGGTCACTGCGGGCCAGCAGTGCCCCAGGTGCCAGAAGCACAGTGTCACCTCCCTGAAGAGAGCCTTGACAGTGCTGACAAGCCATTCTCTGATGAGTTGGTTAGTTAGTGGCTCTAAACTGTAA